The Penaeus chinensis breed Huanghai No. 1 chromosome 25, ASM1920278v2, whole genome shotgun sequence genome segment TGAAACTTTCCATATCTacctactcattatcattatcattgttattactataattatcattatttctaagatggatggatggatggatgaatggtcTGTTCACAAGCCATTCGCCTCTATGTAAAACTGAACAGAACACTCATCTCTGTTTCCTCACCTAGCCCATTTTCCTTCTCACATCCTCATCCATttaacacaaatgtgtatattacCCTCAAACTCAaagggaaagggacgagagaaggggaaaatcatcaacagcagcagcaataactTCACCATACCGtgataaagaggatgaagaaggccACAACCACCAAAAGAGGTTCCTGCAGCATGAGGATCGAGGGGAAGCTGTACTTGAGGGAGAAGTCCTGGATGTGACTCTCAACAAGGTTTTTCTTGCTGATGGTAATGACGGGGCGGCCTATGGTATCTAGGTAGGTGTAGTGCAGAGTGTCAGCCTTGCGCTCTACTGGGTATGGTGTCCTGAAGGAAAGAATAATAGATAATGGATTGCAGGTTGCAATTATTGGAATCTTACCGATTACTCAAAATCAACTGTGGTACTACCCTAGCTGGCTGTATTGCTCTTTTAACCTTATGCAAATCGaggtcatatgcatatatgccacTTATTGTCAATGGGTTTACAATTAGTTTACAAAGAACAATTAGCTAGAGAAAGACTTACTCAAGTTCAATGTTGCGTACTCCTTCAGGCAAGACAACCTTCACAATCAAATTGTCCACAATCACGTCGTCATAGACATGGTCCAAGATCCTCATCTTTAATATGAATTCATCAcctgagagagaaggaaagaaagaaaattttaaaatttcttttacCAATTTGAATAACCAACAGAAATCGATCTAGTATATTTTCTGTATTATGGTTATAAATCACTTTGCAACAGGAacagattaaaataaaaaaaacattctctgTTGAAAAAACAATACCCAAGATCATGAAATTATTACACAAACTAACCAGAGTTGTAAAGGTATTCATATGAAGGGACATTGTAGCCAATCTTGTAGTGGGTCTTCCATCCTCCAAACAAGGGGAACCTTGGCCTAAGGTCCAGCTCCACTGCATCATCCTGGATTCTCATGTGTGAGGTGGAGATATTTCCGATCTCATCGCGGTAGTAAACATCCTTGGCTGAGGCTGGGATGATGGTCTTGAAGGATCTGAAGATGAataggattttgttttctttaaactGTTAATGATGGTATCAGAAATTTCTCGATGTCATTAACTCTAAGGTTTCTAGCATTCGTCCTACTGTTTGGCCCAGGAGTCCACTATATGTAGCAGAACTTTCCGCTTGGTGTGCTCTAGCGTATCATAATGCTTACTGCTGTACCTAGGTCATGCCTCTTTTCATTTGAATGAATATAGCAGGAGTGAAATGGTTATTCTGATATCTTATGACTCTACCTTACtctattacataataataatgattttgttatcatGGCATGAACAACCTCTGAAAATGAACCCTTCCAAATAAtttgcaaattatttttttctctcctaatttAGTGGATTGGGCCTGTCTCTCAATGTCTGTCCAGTTGCCCATACAGCCACTGAAGTAGATGGCTATCTAGGGTTCACACTGGCAATTCTACTATAACTTTCATTGattattgcttctctctctctcccttctccctatctctatttAGAATGGCAGTGGTTACCTTTTCAAACTTTGATGCTTCACTGATTGTTTATTATGTGCCATACCAAGCAATAGACCTACATTTCCCAGGAaatattaaatatgaataaatctgGTCAATAAACTCACTTGACACTAGAGTAAGTATTGTGCTCTCTCTGGAAGTCGTATCTTGAGAAAGAGCCCTTAAGTTTGGCTCCTGTATGGAGGACATCAATAGTCTCCTCAACGGCAATATTGCCCCAGTGAGACAATTCAATCACACGCTCCAAGTTTGTCACAGTCAAGAAGGGGGAGTTGTTTTCGTAGTGAATGACCATTGCATCCTGTAGAGAGTCAAAAATTTGAAATGTTTTTGTTACACTTGAATAACATTCAtccgaaagaggaaaaagaaatatacaatataatattttCACTCACATGTACAGTTCTTCATTAGTAACTCGTATATAATAAATACTTTCGTGTAATACACTATAATGAAACAGCTGTGTAGAAATACTGTAACACAAAGCATCTCTAAAAATCAGAAAGTTGAAGTTTTCATCATACTTACATGGGAGAAAGGTTTAACTCCATCATAGGGACCATAAGTGATAGAGGTGTCAGTGTGGGAGCTAGGCTTCAGGCGTGAGTAAGACTCGACAttaggggatgggagggtgacAGTGGTAGTCTGGGTCGTGGTGGTGTAGGGGGTAAGAATGTAGTGGTTGCCCAGGTATCGTACAAGCTGCTTCTCCCCCTGCTGAATGACAGCAGGATACGCCTCCAGCATGTGAGTAAGGTAGCATTCTACCTCTACCTGAAAAGGGAATTTCAAGTATGGTTAGTTTCACTTCTTAAGATATAATGGAAACTAATTACAACTGAACAAAGTaagaaagagcaggaaaagaagatactagtataaataacaaatatggtTTTTGAAAGAAAATACTTTTATAATAGGATATTCAGTAATTTGGTGATAAATATACATGACAACCTGAATAAAAAGTATTACTATTTACTTACATCCTAAATATATAGTCTaaagtaaaatagtaaaaaaaacaaacaaataataaaatttacGAAGTACATATTCCCTCTATACTTACATTAACAATCTTGCCTGGCTGGAGAGCATCCTTAAGTTCCACCTTGAAGAATTCAATATCTTGATGCTCATGCACCTTGCTCTCG includes the following:
- the LOC125038567 gene encoding dolichyl-diphosphooligosaccharide--protein glycosyltransferase subunit 1-like, with amino-acid sequence MGVLGVLCVLGILGSVVPGGTSATAYDSVNKDLLLKKVERKIDVAAQVVKITSKISLENAGSGAVGAFLLALTEGEKQNLAFLNAQSGGTTLKLSESKVHEHQDIEFFKVELKDALQPGKIVNVEVECYLTHMLEAYPAVIQQGEKQLVRYLGNHYILTPYTTTTQTTTVTLPSPNVESYSRLKPSSHTDTSITYGPYDGVKPFSHDAMVIHYENNSPFLTVTNLERVIELSHWGNIAVEETIDVLHTGAKLKGSFSRYDFQREHNTYSSVKSFKTIIPASAKDVYYRDEIGNISTSHMRIQDDAVELDLRPRFPLFGGWKTHYKIGYNVPSYEYLYNSGDEFILKMRILDHVYDDVIVDNLIVKVVLPEGVRNIELETPYPVERKADTLHYTYLDTIGRPVITISKKNLVESHIQDFSLKYSFPSILMLQEPLLVVVAFFILFITVILYVRLDLTLSKDDAIEAKMRVSSHCEMIDSHHDKRARQYEKLEEELQKLKVSKDVNQFQTATKKILQSIRDETQIISDLGAKIRLDNAEYADKVVELQKAEKALRDSMTQQLTNVEKLVLGKMTKQQYMDAETPLHKKKEEQLEKMKTILSGI